TATGAACAGAAACGCTGCGCTGCTTGGAGCTCTTTTCCTTGCAGTTTCATACATGGGTATAAATTTCTCGCAGGAAGCTCGCAGCTACACCATTTTGCTAAGTGCAATTCTACTCGCCTGCCATGGACTACTTCTTTTTATAGATAATCCGAGTCGCAAAAACTTTTTATACTATGCGGCAAGCATCGCTCTGATGCTTTACATCCATACATTCACAGTTTTTATAATTTTATTTCACCAATTGTACTTCATAACTAAGTTTACAATCACCCCCGGACATCGAGTTAAACGACTGATCGGCTGGATAAGTGTAAATATCGCGGCACTCATAATTTTTAGCCCGTGGCTATTTTTTTTAGTCAAACAGGTTTTAGCTAAACTCGGTGGGGAAGGACCAGGATCATGGGTTCCTGCACCAGATCTATTCACAGCATGGCGGACTCTTATACAGCTTGCTGGCGGATCCGCACCACTTGCAGCTGTAGCAATAGCCCTGAGTCTTTGCCTGATCTCCATCATAATCCCTTCGCTTAGAAGAATGGTAAAAATATCCAATCAGAACCAAACAAACAATTCCATGACCGGACTCTTCCTAGGGTTATGGTTTGCCTGCGCGGTAGCCACACCTTTCGTATTTTCTCTAATTCTCTCACCAATTTATGTAGAACGTTATGCTATCCAGTTTTTGCCAGGATTCTGCCTATTTGTAGGACTAGTCATAACTCGTATAGCTCCACCAGCCCTCAAAGTTACGGCTCTATGCCTTTTTCTCATGACAACAGCGCATGGACTGTGGCTGTACTACTCATCATATGACAAAGAACAGTGGCGCGAAGTTGCACAATACGTCAAAGACAACGTTAAACCCGGTGAAGCTCTGGTTCTGAGCGCCCCATGGATATATGAGCCTTTCGTATATTACTTTGGAGACGACGGAGATCCTAAAATATTTCCAGCTTTCAGCCATGTAGATTTAAAGAAAGAAACCCAACATTTTAATAATATATGGTTAATTCAGGCTCATGAGTTCTTTTCTGATCCTGACGGAAATGTCCCCGCACTTCTTTCGGAAAGCAGATTAGTAAAGAAGCACAAAGACTTTAAGGAAGGAATCAAAACCAACCCGATATTAGTTCATTTTCAATCCATCCGCGTAACCAAATATGACGCAGGAAAGATGCATGATTACCTCAGACAAGGAAATGTGATAGGAAGTAAAGCTTCTTCTGAGCAAAAAAACATGTTGGTGACAGGGCTACCGGATAGCCTGATTATAGAACAAACAGGTTTTAAAGTTACGCATAAAAACAATTCCACTGTAATAGAATCTGGACCAGACACAAGATTACGCTACAGATTCGATTCTCCGGCAAAAATTGGGGAAGGAGCTATATCTTTCAGAATTATGCCACAATGGAAAGACGACAATGAAAAACGCATGCTGTTGATGGCAAAAGGACCTAAATGGGACAAAGGGACTGTATTTCTAGAAGTCTCCCCTGAAAGAACACTTAGAGCTATCTTTTTCAAAGATGGATTCACAGGTATGGTAGAAGGCCAGCCAATACAGCTATCAAAAAATAAGTGGCACAATATTGCAATAGACTGGAACAGAACTTCCGCTTCTATTTATGTTAATGGCAATATCTACGCAAAAGGCGACCTTCCAGCTCCATTTCAATCAGACTTTAAAACGCTGCACCTAGGTGCAGATCATCAGAACCAGTTCCCAGCTCTCGGTGAATATGACGATCTCATGATATTCGACACACCTCTATCTGCTGAGGATGCACAGAAACTG
Above is a genomic segment from Maridesulfovibrio ferrireducens containing:
- a CDS encoding glycosyltransferase family 39 protein codes for the protein MNDKAKHIDIALWAIMLLATILRLYSIGSESLWIDEGQTVAYATKSFSGIIEYCARDVHPPLYLFIMHIWTELFGISEIALRLPSAIFGIIAVFLTFKVGEKLMNRNAALLGALFLAVSYMGINFSQEARSYTILLSAILLACHGLLLFIDNPSRKNFLYYAASIALMLYIHTFTVFIILFHQLYFITKFTITPGHRVKRLIGWISVNIAALIIFSPWLFFLVKQVLAKLGGEGPGSWVPAPDLFTAWRTLIQLAGGSAPLAAVAIALSLCLISIIIPSLRRMVKISNQNQTNNSMTGLFLGLWFACAVATPFVFSLILSPIYVERYAIQFLPGFCLFVGLVITRIAPPALKVTALCLFLMTTAHGLWLYYSSYDKEQWREVAQYVKDNVKPGEALVLSAPWIYEPFVYYFGDDGDPKIFPAFSHVDLKKETQHFNNIWLIQAHEFFSDPDGNVPALLSESRLVKKHKDFKEGIKTNPILVHFQSIRVTKYDAGKMHDYLRQGNVIGSKASSEQKNMLVTGLPDSLIIEQTGFKVTHKNNSTVIESGPDTRLRYRFDSPAKIGEGAISFRIMPQWKDDNEKRMLLMAKGPKWDKGTVFLEVSPERTLRAIFFKDGFTGMVEGQPIQLSKNKWHNIAIDWNRTSASIYVNGNIYAKGDLPAPFQSDFKTLHLGADHQNQFPALGEYDDLMIFDTPLSAEDAQKLSTSGSGRPMYWYDLDLHGSRNSTDTGKGFSSGEDQFFTSVTPKSTDNKNAEGSASFTFTPDWSAGDGKQRMLLGFYGKAWNIGSMFLEKTSKDFLQLIRWENRKPTCVVGQEISDWKQNVPHKISISWSNSGISMTLDGKTFSSDCSPKSESGFESLTIANDGSGNLPSMGKYDNFKIVP